A stretch of the Planktothricoides raciborskii GIHE-MW2 genome encodes the following:
- the miaB gene encoding tRNA (N6-isopentenyl adenosine(37)-C2)-methylthiotransferase MiaB — translation MTQTHRRYHITTFGCQMNKADSERMAGILEDMGLEFVEDPNQADLILYNTCTIRDNAEQKVYSYLGRQAKRKQEQPDLTLIVAGCVAQQEGEALMRRVPELDLVMGPQHANRLQDLLEDVFAGNQVVATEPIHIMEDITKPRRDSRVTAWVNVIYGCNERCTYCVVPSVRGVEQSRTPEAIRAEMEELGRQGYKEVTLLGQNIDAYGRDLPGTKPNGSHLHTFTDLLYFVHDVPGIERIRFATSHPRYFTERLIRACAELPKVCEHFHIPFQSGDNDVLKAMARGYTHEKYRQIIDKIRYYIPDAAISADAIVGFPGETEEQFENTLKLVEDIGFDQLNTAAYSPRPGTPAALWENQLSEEVKSDRLQRLNHLVGTKAAERSQRYMGRIEEVLVEDINPKQPTQVMGRTRSNRLTFFDGDINQLKGHLIKVKITEVRPFSLTGQPI, via the coding sequence ATGACTCAAACCCATCGCCGCTATCACATTACAACCTTCGGCTGTCAAATGAACAAAGCTGACTCCGAGCGCATGGCTGGTATCTTAGAAGATATGGGCCTAGAGTTCGTTGAAGACCCCAACCAAGCGGACTTAATTCTCTACAATACCTGTACGATTCGGGATAACGCCGAACAGAAAGTTTATTCTTATTTAGGCCGACAAGCCAAGCGCAAGCAAGAACAACCGGATTTAACCTTAATTGTGGCCGGTTGTGTCGCCCAACAGGAAGGGGAAGCGCTGATGCGTCGGGTGCCAGAATTAGACTTGGTAATGGGGCCGCAACACGCGAACCGGCTGCAAGATTTGCTGGAAGATGTGTTTGCGGGCAATCAGGTGGTGGCCACGGAACCAATTCACATTATGGAAGATATCACTAAACCTCGCCGGGATAGTCGGGTGACGGCTTGGGTAAATGTGATTTATGGCTGCAATGAACGCTGCACTTATTGTGTGGTGCCGTCAGTGCGTGGGGTGGAACAGTCCCGCACCCCAGAAGCGATTCGCGCTGAAATGGAGGAATTAGGCCGCCAAGGTTATAAAGAAGTGACATTATTGGGGCAAAATATTGATGCTTACGGCAGAGATTTGCCGGGAACAAAACCCAATGGTTCTCATTTACATACCTTTACAGATTTGCTCTATTTTGTCCATGATGTGCCGGGAATTGAGCGGATTAGATTTGCTACCAGTCACCCGCGTTATTTTACCGAACGGTTAATTCGGGCTTGTGCAGAGTTGCCGAAAGTTTGTGAACATTTTCACATTCCTTTTCAGTCGGGAGATAATGATGTTCTTAAGGCAATGGCGCGGGGTTATACTCACGAGAAATATCGCCAAATTATTGATAAGATTCGCTATTATATCCCCGATGCGGCGATTAGTGCGGATGCGATCGTCGGTTTTCCTGGGGAGACTGAGGAACAGTTTGAAAATACTCTGAAATTAGTCGAAGATATTGGCTTTGACCAGTTAAATACTGCTGCCTATTCTCCCCGTCCAGGAACTCCCGCAGCCCTGTGGGAAAATCAATTAAGTGAAGAGGTGAAAAGCGATCGCCTCCAACGGTTGAATCACTTAGTGGGAACAAAAGCCGCAGAGCGATCGCAGCGATATATGGGACGCATTGAAGAAGTGCTCGTAGAAGACATAAATCCCAAACAACCCACTCAAGTCATGGGACGGACTCGTAGCAACCGGCTGACATTTTTTGACGGCGATATCAATCAACTCAAAGGTCATTTAATTAAAGTAAAAATTACGGAAGTGCGTCCCTTTAGTTTAACGGGTCAGCCAATTTAA
- the def gene encoding peptide deformylase — protein sequence MTQVLTIAQLGNPILRQIAQPINQINDAKIQNLIDDLIATMTPANGVGIAAPQVSESHRIIIVASRPTLRYPSAPLMEPTPMINPQIIDHSAEIVKGWEGCLSIPGIRGLVPRYQTTEIAYIDQYGQPQKQELTGFVARIFQHEFDHLEGMLFIDRVETTRDLMTEEEYQKQLVQQL from the coding sequence ATGACTCAAGTGCTGACTATCGCCCAATTAGGTAATCCCATTTTGCGGCAAATTGCCCAACCGATTAATCAAATTAACGATGCCAAAATTCAAAATTTAATTGATGATTTAATTGCCACGATGACCCCCGCCAATGGTGTCGGAATCGCCGCACCACAAGTGTCTGAATCCCACCGCATTATCATTGTAGCATCGCGGCCTACCCTGCGTTATCCCAGCGCCCCGCTGATGGAACCCACGCCCATGATTAATCCTCAAATCATTGACCATTCTGCTGAAATTGTCAAAGGTTGGGAAGGCTGTTTGAGTATTCCGGGAATTCGCGGCTTAGTCCCCAGATATCAAACCACTGAAATCGCATACATTGACCAATACGGCCAACCACAAAAACAAGAATTAACCGGATTTGTGGCCAGAATTTTTCAACATGAGTTCGATCATCTTGAGGGAATGCTATTTATAGACCGAGTAGAAACTACGCGGGATTTGATGACGGAAGAAGAGTATCAAAAGCAACTCGTACAACAATTGTAG
- a CDS encoding HhoA/HhoB/HtrA family serine endopeptidase, with product MDSSGKRNLWGKFSWKQSALYLLLLLMGLGGGFGVHQTLSSSRFFWESKETTIPETNRPFSLSTRTESSEQGNLLANPIEPNFIVQAVDRVGAAVVRINAARTVSSQVPAPFNDPFFGRFFGIPTEPQERVERGTGSGFIISDDGQILTNAHVVNGTDTVQVILKDGRIFDGKVLGQDAVTDVAVVKIEETNLPKVTLGDSEHLHPGEWAIAIGNPLGLDNTVTAGIISAIGRSSREVGVPDKRVGFIQTDAAINPGNSGGPLLDAQGQVIGMNTAIISGAQGLGFAIPINAARKIAQQIIATGQAQHPFLGIEMMTLNKELKEDINQDSSSDMAIAVDQGVLIMRVVPNSPAAAAGMRLGDVIQKIGDREITKSETVQEIVQQTEVGDLLTIEINRNGKTITLDVAPGNLPSESN from the coding sequence ATGGATAGTTCGGGAAAACGTAACTTGTGGGGCAAATTTTCGTGGAAACAATCAGCACTATATCTCCTGCTGCTGTTGATGGGGTTAGGAGGGGGTTTTGGGGTTCACCAAACGTTATCCAGTTCCCGGTTTTTCTGGGAATCCAAGGAAACCACGATTCCCGAAACAAATCGTCCGTTTTCTTTATCCACTAGAACTGAATCCTCAGAACAGGGAAATTTATTGGCTAATCCGATAGAACCCAATTTTATTGTGCAAGCAGTGGATCGGGTGGGTGCGGCGGTGGTGCGAATTAATGCAGCGCGAACGGTCAGCAGTCAAGTCCCGGCACCATTTAACGATCCGTTTTTTGGTCGGTTTTTTGGGATACCTACGGAACCTCAAGAGCGAGTTGAGCGGGGTACTGGCTCTGGTTTTATTATTAGTGATGATGGCCAAATTCTCACTAATGCCCATGTGGTGAATGGCACCGATACGGTGCAGGTGATTCTCAAAGATGGCCGCATTTTTGATGGAAAAGTCCTGGGGCAAGATGCGGTGACGGATGTGGCGGTGGTGAAAATTGAAGAGACTAACTTGCCAAAGGTGACTTTGGGGGATTCGGAACATTTGCACCCCGGAGAATGGGCGATCGCGATCGGCAATCCTCTGGGTCTGGATAACACTGTAACCGCCGGAATTATTAGTGCGATCGGGCGATCGAGTCGGGAAGTGGGAGTCCCAGATAAGCGCGTCGGCTTTATTCAAACCGATGCGGCGATTAATCCGGGCAACTCTGGCGGCCCATTACTTGATGCCCAAGGGCAAGTGATTGGCATGAATACGGCCATTATTAGTGGAGCCCAAGGGCTGGGTTTTGCTATTCCCATTAATGCAGCGCGGAAAATTGCCCAACAAATTATTGCTACGGGTCAAGCCCAGCATCCGTTTTTGGGAATTGAAATGATGACCCTAAATAAGGAACTCAAGGAAGATATCAACCAAGATTCTAGCAGTGACATGGCGATCGCCGTGGATCAAGGAGTCTTAATCATGCGCGTAGTACCCAATTCCCCCGCTGCCGCTGCCGGAATGCGTCTCGGCGATGTGATTCAAAAAATCGGCGATCGCGAAATCACCAAATCAGAAACCGTCCAAGAAATTGTTCAACAAACGGAAGTAGGAGATTTATTAACCATTGAAATCAACCGCAACGGCAAAACCATCACTCTAGATGTTGCCCCCGGAAATCTTCCTTCGGAAAGCAATTAA
- a CDS encoding Uma2 family endonuclease — MATLRIPHQFQLTQEQFEQLARVNRDLRLERTATGELMIMPPTGSITGNLNLDIEGQLWLWNRQTKLGQAFNSSTGFHLPNGANRFPDAAWVSQERWDSLTAEQQEGFAPLCPDFVLELRSAADNLKPPQEKMQEYLDNGTRLGFLIDRKHKKVEVYQPNQAVKVLDCPNSVSGAEVLPGFILDLTEVWK, encoded by the coding sequence ATGGCTACTTTAAGAATTCCCCATCAATTCCAATTAACCCAAGAACAATTTGAGCAATTAGCCAGAGTTAACCGAGATTTACGGTTAGAAAGAACCGCGACTGGAGAACTGATGATTATGCCCCCAACAGGAAGTATTACAGGCAATCTTAATTTAGATATTGAAGGACAGCTTTGGCTGTGGAATCGCCAAACTAAATTAGGTCAAGCGTTTAATTCTTCCACAGGATTTCATCTCCCAAATGGGGCAAATCGCTTTCCTGATGCTGCGTGGGTTAGTCAGGAAAGATGGGACAGTCTAACCGCAGAACAACAAGAAGGTTTTGCCCCTTTATGTCCCGATTTTGTGCTGGAATTACGTTCTGCGGCTGATAATTTAAAGCCACCGCAAGAGAAAATGCAAGAATATTTGGATAATGGAACTCGTTTAGGGTTTTTGATTGACCGCAAACATAAAAAAGTGGAAGTTTATCAACCCAATCAAGCGGTGAAAGTATTGGATTGTCCGAATAGTGTGTCAGGAGCGGAAGTTTTACCTGGTTTTATTTTAGACTTGACAGAAGTCTGGAAATAA
- the queF gene encoding preQ(1) synthase, with the protein MKYGEREILEGQLITFPNPRVGRRYEIQVTLPEFTCKCPFSGYPDFATIYITYIPDQKVVELKAIKLYINQYRDRYISHEESVNQILDDFVDACDPLEITIKGDFNPRGNVHTVISVKHEKKID; encoded by the coding sequence ATGAAGTACGGGGAACGAGAGATTCTTGAAGGACAATTGATTACTTTCCCCAATCCTCGCGTGGGTCGAAGATATGAAATTCAAGTAACTTTACCAGAGTTTACTTGTAAATGTCCTTTTTCAGGATATCCAGATTTTGCCACTATTTATATTACTTACATTCCCGATCAAAAGGTGGTAGAACTGAAGGCAATTAAGTTGTATATCAATCAATACCGCGATCGCTATATTTCTCACGAAGAATCCGTCAATCAAATTCTCGATGATTTTGTCGATGCTTGTGACCCGTTAGAAATTACCATCAAAGGCGATTTTAATCCCCGTGGTAATGTCCATACGGTAATTTCCGTCAAACATGAGAAAAAGATAGATTAA
- a CDS encoding cell division protein ZapB, producing MKNATIPANSTPPTTQTYSPSVPISLYREVMAELQTTQAHLNALKQENRELNQENQQLRQEIENIINSVMHLQQVTGISPQSISASFATATSMPPSISPATPPEGDRLPSAATNPMKANMSANSAAAAVASSAIPFVSPFATGQPGGLSDRPEALFTEQPEPRPRRVARSPKSSEVGGLWLFVCIFLIVVSAFGVGFFLIRPLMQPNQE from the coding sequence ATGAAAAATGCTACTATTCCGGCTAACTCTACGCCACCAACCACTCAAACCTACTCTCCTTCTGTACCCATTTCTCTATATCGAGAAGTGATGGCAGAGTTGCAAACCACCCAAGCCCATTTAAACGCCCTGAAGCAAGAAAATCGCGAGTTAAACCAGGAAAATCAGCAACTCCGCCAAGAAATTGAAAATATTATTAATTCGGTGATGCATTTGCAGCAGGTGACAGGCATTTCTCCTCAAAGCATCAGTGCCAGTTTTGCGACTGCCACTTCAATGCCCCCAAGCATTTCTCCTGCTACCCCCCCAGAAGGCGATCGCCTCCCGTCGGCGGCTACCAACCCCATGAAAGCCAATATGAGCGCCAATAGTGCAGCGGCTGCCGTTGCTTCCTCGGCAATTCCCTTTGTCTCTCCATTTGCCACAGGTCAACCGGGCGGACTCAGCGATCGCCCAGAAGCCTTATTTACCGAACAGCCAGAACCCCGTCCGCGCCGAGTTGCCCGTTCCCCCAAGTCTTCAGAAGTCGGTGGACTGTGGCTATTTGTCTGCATCTTCTTGATTGTGGTTTCTGCGTTTGGGGTTGGCTTCTTCCTGATCCGCCCACTCATGCAACCGAATCAAGAGTGA
- a CDS encoding nuclear transport factor 2 family protein, translating to MSNQQELLAANEAFYRCFEKKNLETLAEICSHGATTICIHPGRNALRGWENIRNSWAQIFKNTNYLEIETEIISVELNGNFGYIVLIENLFQVVRGRKLAAQSMATNIFEYMGGKWYLIHHHGSPIMK from the coding sequence ATGAGTAACCAGCAAGAACTTTTGGCGGCAAACGAGGCATTTTATCGGTGTTTTGAGAAAAAGAATCTGGAAACTCTTGCGGAAATTTGCTCCCACGGGGCAACTACGATTTGCATTCACCCAGGGAGGAATGCCCTGCGAGGTTGGGAGAATATTCGCAACTCTTGGGCACAAATATTTAAAAATACCAATTATCTGGAAATTGAAACCGAGATTATTAGTGTAGAACTCAATGGAAATTTCGGTTATATCGTCCTGATTGAAAATTTATTTCAGGTGGTGCGAGGCCGGAAATTAGCAGCCCAATCTATGGCCACTAATATTTTTGAATATATGGGGGGCAAATGGTATTTGATCCATCATCATGGTAGTCCAATTATGAAATGA
- a CDS encoding carboxypeptidase M32, protein MQNFHPIASKYETLKARLLEINDITSAAGLLYWDQATYMPPGGATARGRQIATLRQIAHQKFTDPALGELLEDLKSYEESLEYDSDAASLIRVTRRKYQKAIQVPEEFMARMSKHHSATYAVWAKARAENDFRAVQPYLEKNLELSQEMASFFPGYEHIADPLIDFYDYGMTVAQLRPLFTDLKSKLIHLVEAIASQPPIDNSFLHQHFPEHQQLNFTRKVVTSLGYDFNRGRQDKTLHPFMTKFSLGDVRITTRVYENDFSQALFSSIHETGHALYEQGICPSYEGSPLANGTSAGIHESQSRLWENTIGRSRGFWGYFYPQLQGVFLNQLKHISVDQFYRGINKVERSLIRTDADEVTYNLHVAIRFELELDLLAGKLTIQDLPEAWNQRYESDLGIRPQGDRDGVMQDVHWYSGLIGGQFQGYTLGNAIAAQIYQTAIRRNPAITVDIEQGKFDTLHQWLKENIYQHGSKYTPNELLERVTGQPLTIEPFITYIYQKYHGLYDLNSFNLGKDIGQEINH, encoded by the coding sequence ATGCAGAATTTTCATCCGATCGCGTCTAAATACGAAACCCTCAAAGCCCGTTTGTTAGAAATTAATGATATTACCTCAGCCGCAGGGCTGTTGTACTGGGATCAGGCGACTTATATGCCCCCTGGAGGGGCCACGGCTAGAGGTCGGCAAATAGCGACTTTGCGACAAATTGCTCATCAAAAGTTCACGGATCCTGCTTTGGGAGAACTCCTGGAAGATTTAAAATCTTATGAGGAGAGTCTGGAGTATGATTCAGACGCTGCGAGTTTAATTCGTGTCACCCGTCGCAAGTACCAGAAGGCAATACAAGTCCCGGAAGAATTTATGGCGCGAATGTCAAAACACCATTCCGCTACTTACGCAGTTTGGGCAAAAGCGCGGGCTGAAAATGATTTTCGGGCAGTTCAACCTTATTTAGAAAAAAATTTAGAGTTAAGCCAAGAAATGGCTAGTTTTTTCCCCGGTTATGAACATATTGCTGACCCGTTGATTGATTTTTATGATTATGGGATGACGGTGGCTCAATTACGTCCCCTGTTTACGGATTTAAAGTCAAAGTTAATCCATTTGGTGGAGGCGATCGCCTCTCAACCTCCCATAGACAATTCTTTTTTGCATCAGCATTTTCCTGAACATCAGCAACTTAATTTTACTCGGAAAGTTGTAACCAGTTTGGGTTATGATTTTAACCGAGGTCGTCAAGACAAAACTCTACATCCGTTTATGACCAAATTTTCCCTTGGGGATGTGCGGATCACTACTAGGGTGTATGAAAATGACTTTAGTCAAGCCCTATTTAGTAGTATCCATGAAACGGGTCATGCGCTTTATGAACAAGGAATTTGCCCCAGTTATGAAGGCAGTCCTCTCGCGAATGGCACCTCTGCGGGAATTCACGAAAGTCAGTCTCGGTTGTGGGAAAATACGATCGGTCGCAGTCGCGGTTTTTGGGGTTATTTCTATCCCCAATTACAAGGAGTTTTTCTCAACCAATTGAAGCATATCAGTGTCGATCAATTTTATCGCGGGATTAATAAAGTTGAGCGATCGCTGATTAGAACTGATGCCGATGAAGTGACTTATAATCTTCATGTGGCGATCCGCTTTGAATTGGAATTAGACTTATTAGCAGGTAAATTAACCATACAAGATTTACCCGAAGCTTGGAATCAACGCTATGAGTCTGATTTAGGGATTCGCCCCCAAGGCGATCGCGACGGAGTAATGCAAGATGTTCATTGGTATAGCGGTTTAATTGGTGGGCAATTTCAAGGGTACACTTTGGGCAATGCGATCGCCGCCCAAATTTATCAAACAGCCATCCGCCGCAACCCGGCAATCACAGTAGATATTGAACAAGGAAAATTCGATACTTTACATCAGTGGCTCAAAGAGAATATCTATCAACATGGTAGTAAATATACCCCCAATGAATTGCTGGAAAGAGTCACAGGTCAACCGCTGACCATTGAACCTTTTATTACATATATTTACCAAAAATATCATGGTCTATATGATTTAAACTCCTTTAACCTTGGTAAAGATATAGGGCAGGAAATTAATCATTAA